CAAAGGCTTATATAAAGGGGTGATCATTGAAAGTTACGGAAACGGGGGCATCCCATTTGAAAAAAGGGATTTGCTTCCCAAATTAAAAGAAATGATTGCTTCGGAAATGGCGGTTGTAATTACCACTCAATGCTTGGAAGAGGGAGAAGATCTGTTTTTGTATGAAGTGGGACGAAAAGTCGCCCAAAACCTGATTATCCTTTCAAGGGATATGAACACGGAAGCCATGGTGGCCAAGTTGATGTGGACATTAGGGAAAACGAACGATCTCCAAGAAGTGAAGAGAATCATGGAAACACCGATTGCCCATGATCTTTCTTTGGAATATCAAAAAGAGAGCGGATGATACGATGAACAACAAGATCATGGATACGTCATACCGGATAGAAAAAGATTTTCTCGGGGAAAAAGAAATCCCTGTCCATGCTTATTATGGCATTCAAACATTACGTGCCACCGAAAACTTTCCCATTTCCGGCTATCGGCTTCATCCCTCTCTTATTTGTGCCATGGCGATGGTAAAAAAGGCGGCCGCCATGGCGAATATGGATATCGGTCGTCTAAACCCGCGATTGGGAAATGCGATCCTTACAGCAGCTCAGGAAATCATCGATGGAAAGTGGCACGATCAATTTATCGTGGATCCGATTCAAGGCGGAGCCGGAACCTCCATCAATATGAATGCCAATGAGGTGATCGCCAATCGCGGACTTGAACTTTTGGGAGAACAAAAAGGGAACTATTTTCAATTAAGCCCCAATACCCATGTCAACATGGCTCAATCCACGAATGACGCTTTTCCCACCGGCATTCATATCGCCACCCTTTACCTGTTGGAAAGATTGCTTGTCACCATGCAGGAGATGAGCGATGGGTTTCAGCAGAAAGCGAAAGAGTTTGATCCCGTCATTAAAATGGGACGGACACACCTGCAGGATGCCGTTCCCATACGTCTAGGCCAGGAGTTTGAAGCCTATCACCGGGTGTTGGAACGTGACATCAAGCGAATTAAGCAATCCCGTCAACATCTGTATGAGGTCAATATGGGTGCGACGGCCGTTGGAACAGGACTAAATGCTGATCCGCGTTATATCCGGATCGTTGTAAGACACCTTGCGGATATCAGCGGATTTCCCTTGGTGAGCGCCGATCACCTGGTGGATGCCACCCAGAACACGGACACGTATACCGAAGTTTCCGCTGCACTTAAAGTTTGTATGATGAATATGTCCAAAATGGCCAACGACCTGCGATTAATGGCCTCCGGTCCCCGTGCGGGATTGGCTGAGATTTCATTACCGGCCCGCCAGCCCGGTTCTTCCATTATGCCTGGGAAAGTGAACCCCGTGATGGCGGAGGTGATCAATCAGGTTGCTTTTCAAGTCATCGGTAACGACCACACGATTTGCCTTGCGTCTGAAGCCGGGCAACTGGAGTTAAATGTGATGGAGCCTGTGCTCGTATTTAATTTGCTTCAATCCATCAGTATCATGAACAACGCATTTCGTGCGTTTACGGATTACGCCCTGGCCGGAATCGAGGCGAATCAGGAAAAGCTAAAAGAAAATGTGGAAAAGAGCGTCGGCGTGATCACGGCGGTCAACCCGCACATCGGATACGAAGTTGCTGCTCGAATCGCGCGGGAGGCGATCCTAACCGGTCGCTCCGTCCGCGAATTGTGCTTGAAATACAATGTCCTGAGTGAAGAGGAACTCGATTTGATCTTGGACCCATACGAAATGACACATCCCGGAATTGCAGGGGAAAGCCTGTTGGAAAAATAAGTGGAACCGAAAGATAAAAGGGGAAAAGCGTCCGTCGACAGGGGCAAAAACCCGGTACTCTGTACACTCAGAGTACCGGGTTTTGTTTTTGTGCGTGTGTCGTCAAGGGGGGACTTTGTAACAGATAAAAATAGCCCACGAATCGGGGCTGTTTTTGCATTTGAAACGCTCCGTCTGCGGGCAGACCGGTAGACTGTTTCAGAAGGTTGCGCTTTTATCATAATCGTTTCGTTTTAACGGATTCATTACCAGCTGGCTTTTTTCACACCGGGGATTTGTCCCTTGTGGGCTAGTTCGCGGAATTTGATGCGAGATATGCCAAATTTCCGCATGGTACCGCGGGGGCGTCCCGTAATTTCGCAACGGTTGTGAAGGCGAGTGGGGGAAGCGTTTCGAGGCAGCTGGGAAAGCGCTTTGTAATCCCCTTTTGCCTTCAATTCCGCCCGTTTGGCGGCATATTTCTCCACCGTTTTCTGCCGTTGTTTCTCCCGCGCTATCTTTGATTTTTTTGCCATGGTCTCACTCCTCTCTTTATAAGAATCATTACGATTTATGTGAATGATAGTCCCTATAGAACGGTTTGTCAACCGGCGGTACCCACTTATCTTTTCCTAACCGCCGGTGTTCGATTGGTCTAGTCGGGCTCGACTTCATTCGCCCGTAAGATCCGCTCCGCTCCGCGGCGGGCACCGGCAATATTTCTAGAAACGGGACCTAATTCAAGTTCTGCCAAGCATCCGGTAACCGATAGGCCCGGGGCCCACTCCAGGTGGGGAGAAAGGATGGGATAGCCGCAATGGTGGCACTGCAGGCTCCACTTTTCCACGGTTGGTTTTAACCACTCCATCCCTGGAGGGCTGGTATGAAACCCGGTTGCCAGGATGATGGATCCTGTTTCAGGTAGGTTATTTTTTTCTTTGGCATAAAGGTGGATACGTTTTTTATTGAATGTTGCCGAATAAACCTCCTCTGTGTATATGTCAAGCCTTCCTTTTTGTTCCGCCTGCTTCAACTCCGCGTGCACATCTGAAGGCATGGATCCCCGGTGGCGTGCTTTCTGGATCAGATTTCGCCGCTGTTGATAATCGTTTATTTGTTGAAATGAACGCATGTTTTTGGGGCCAAGCCATCCAGGATCAGAATCAAACTGATGAATGCGCAAGCAATGACGGGTAATCAGGCGTGTTTCTGCAGGGTAGAGCTTGCTAAGCCGAATAGCGGCATGGGCAGCACTGATTCCCCCGCCGATGATGGTGACAGGAGTGGGAAGCTCGGTTAAGTCCGGGGAGGGGGAACTGAAGAGATGAAAAACGCTGGCACCTTGCCTTTTCAGACTCTGGCTCCACTTCGGCCAAAAGGGACGTTCACTTAACCCCATAGCCAGCACCACCCGTTGACTATCGATCTCACGACCATCCTTCAGGAGAACACGCCATCCACTCTTTCGTCTAGCGAGGCCGGCAGCTTGCCCTTTAACCCAGGATTCCTTCAGTTGGATGGATTCCAAAACATGAAGACAGTGCCGATTGAACAGTTCCAGAGACGGGCGTTCCTGAGGAAAAGTAAACGTTGACCATGCCCATCCCTGTGGCGATTGAGCGTATTTGCGCAGCGCAAAGGGGTCGACGTCGATATGATGAACCGCCGGTGAACGGAGAAAAGGCATCTTCAGGATCTCCGTCAAGCGAAACCACTGGTGAAGCGGATCCGAATGGGGATCGACAACGGCCATCCGGTCTACTGATGTTTTTCCTGTTCGTAGCAGATAGGTGGCCAGGGTACAACCTTGGATTCCCCCTCCGATAATTGTCCATTCCAACATCCCGGTTATCCTCCATATAGATCATAACTTATACGAATAATAACTTGCGGATCCCCCTTTTTCAAGAGGGGGTTATGATTCATCTATTCACTTATATAGAGTGGTTATTTGACATTTTAAAGTGGAGTGTATTAGACTGGTTTCAACAATAATAAAACATAATCATTACGATTTACTGAGTGGGGCATACATAGACGGAGAGAGAAGAAAGAGGATTTTAGGAATTGATCGGATCCTCTTTTTCGGGCGGAGACGGTGAGGAAGGGGAAGTCATCGATTCTCATATCCGAAAGCAGGGATGATAATGAAAAAACATGGAAACGAACCGATCCCCGTGACGGTATTGACCGGATTTTTGGGAGCGGGCAAAACCACCCTTCTCAACCATGTGCTTACGGGCGATCATGGAGAAACAATAGCAGTGATTGTAAATGAGTTTGGTGAAGTGGGAATAGACAATGAACTCCTGCAAGGGTCGGAAGAGGAGATCGTTGAGATGAACAACGGGTGTATTTGTTGTCAAGTTCGCGGAGACCTCATCCGGATCCTGAACCAGTTGATCGAGTCAAATCATTATTTTGATCGAGTGATTATTGAGACAACGGGTTTGGCCAATCCGGGACCAGTGGCTCAAACGTTCTTCGTCGACGAGGGGATTGCTGAGGCCTTTATGTTGGACGCAGTCGTGACGGTAGTGGATGCGGTGCATGCGGACCAGCATCTGGATGAACAGGATGAAACCATGGAACAAGTGGCTTTCGCCGATGTGGTGCTGCTAAATAAAATCGATTTGGTGAAGCATGAGGAGCTGGATCGATTGAAAAGGCGCTTGCGCTCCATCAATCCCATGGCCCGGTTTCACCAGACCGTTTATTCCCGTATCGATCTGAAAGAGCTGCTGGGTATAAAAGCCTTTGATATCAAAAAGAAGTTGGAGCTGGATCCCAAATTTCTCGAGGGACACGGACATCACCATAAGCACGACGATGATGTCAAGGCCTTCGTTTTGCGGGAAAACCGACCACTCGACCTAAAGAAAATCCAGCTTTTGTTTTCAATCTGGATCCAGGTGTACGGTCAGCGTATGTTCCGCTATAAAGGCTTTCTGGATGTTCAGGGCATGGAAGAGCGGGTCGTCTTTCAGGGCGTACACATGTTGTTTGGAACGACCGTCGACCGAAAATGGAAACTGGGGGAGAAACGACAAAGTGAAATCGTGATTATAGGAAAAGACCTGAACTCAGCCGACTTCCAGCAACAGTTTTCCAAATGCTCCATCCAAGACGAAACGGCCTGAACCCTTTGGGGGACAGGCTGTTTCTTAATCAAAGAGCGTGGAATTCATGCAAAACGGATAAGGATGTCATGATGGCGGGAGTGGATATTTTCTGAGGCGTTCCTTAGGAAGGAAGTCGGTGTGGATTTGGGGAATCAAGCCAGAGGTTCATGACTGTCGAGTCTCCAATTCGTATAATTGGTGCTTCAACCGCTCTTCCTCAAGGTTTTCACCGATAAAAACGGTGATCATGGGCATGGAACTGTATTCAGGGGTGAACAAAGGAATGCCGTAAGCGTATTGGACGGATTGCAGCTGATGGGGATGTTCTTTCAATCGCAAACAGCCTTTCACCCGATACAGATTGTCCGGAGATTGGCGCAACCAACGCTCCAGTGCCTGCCGGTGGATGGGCCGGCTCCACCGGTAAGAAAATGTGCGAACATGTAGGTGATGGTGTACGTGGGCTTGTTCTCTCGGGGACTGGAAATACGATGGCGATCCCCGGCCGGGCCGAGAGGTGTATAGTTCTGCCGTGTCGAAAGTGGCTTGATGGGTCGGGGTCAGGAATGCCTTTGGATTGATCTGTTGAATCTCAGAGATGGATTGTTCCAGTCTGTCCCCGGTAACCTGGTCTTTTTTGTTGAGCAGGAGTATATCGGAAAATCGGACCTGATCTTCCAAGAGCTTTTGCAAGCGGTTATTGAGACGTTGCCGGTCCTGCCAGCGAAGCAGGTCCACCACCGTTACTATTTTACAGATACGAAGATGAGGAACGGTCGACGGAGTGACACAGGCATCCAGCACCTCGAGGGGATGGGCGACCCCGGTGGACTCGATGTAGATCACATCGGGTCGGAATTGCTGGTAAAGGTGGAGCAGCTGCTGGGTCAACTGGCTTTGGATCGTACAACAGATGCATCCGTTCAGCAATTCTTTCAGGGGGATCTCCCCGGGTACGGCGGCCGAATCCACCGAAAGGTCCCCCAACTCGTTCATCAAGACGGCTACCCGTCGTCCACGGCGTCTTTCTTCCTCCAGCAAGAGACGCAAAAGCGTGGTTTTTCCGCTTCCCAAAAACCCGCTTAAAATGTAGATCTCCACGTTGTTCCGATCCGGCAAGACCATCCCTCCAACCACTCTACGGATTGAATCGTATTCATTCTGATTTTATGCTATCGGAAGTATATCATATGGAAAGGCTTGTTTCATCTTTGTTCTCTTGAATAGATAAAGATGTCCGAAGAAAGATCTGCACGGGTTGAAATCGGTTATAAATAGTAACGGTTATGAATGAAGAAGCGGTAGAAGAGTCTGGGGAAAAGGAGGAGAATGGGATGACCACCTGGGATCTTTCCCAAACAAGACACCATATCCTGATCTGTAACGGAGGAAGTTGTTTAAAACGGGGAGCGGATGAAGTCACCTGCGCCATCCGTGACGAAATTTCACGTTGCGGGGAAGACCAGCGGATCCATACCACGCGGACGAAGTGTAACGGCCGATGTGCCGATGCCTGTGTGGTTATCGTTTATCCGGAGGGTTCGTGGTTTAAAGCAGTCACACCTGAAATTGGGAAGGCGATTGTCCGTGAGCACCTGCTCCAATGTACTTCTCTTCTATCCCATATCAGCCATGTCTATGGTGAGGAACGATTTCTTCGCCAGCCGGGGGTGCCTATCGGTGTGACAAAGGAGAAAATGGATTAGGGCGTGTTTGATCAATCCTTTCTTCTCATGGAAAATGAATGACCAGACAGGCCCTAGTCGAGATCTTTCCAAGGAAACGCCGTCTGTGTGAGAAACCCTTATCCCAAACCGATCCTTCATGGTAAAATATACTTCTGGATCGAACGTTTGCGTAAGTGTAGACGTTCACATACAACCAGGGAAAGGGGGGAGCGCCTTGCATCTGAAACGACTGGACATGGTGGGGTTTAAATCTTTTGCCAACCGTACGGAGCTGGAGTTTGTGCCGGGGGTGACGGCGGTGGTGGGCCCCAACGGGAGCGGTAAGAGCAATGTGACCGACGGCATCCGTTGGGTGCTGGGGGAACAAAGCGCCAAATCGCTCCGAGGTGCGTCCATGCAGGATGTGATTTTTTCCGGGAGCGATTCCCGTAAGCCCGTGGGCTATTGCGAGGTTTCCATCACTTTTGACAATCAGGATCAGAAGTTGCACCTGGATTACGGCGAAGTGACGGTGACCCGGCGCGTGTACCGTTCCGGAGAGAGCGAGTATTACATCAACAAACAGGCCTGCCGTCTGAAGGATATCACCGAGCTGTTCATGGATACGGGAATCGGAAAAGAGGCCTACTCCATGATCGGTCAAGGGCGGATCGATGAGATTCTGTCCACCAAATCGGAGGACCGCCGCGCCATCTTCGAGGAAGCGGCGGGCATCGTCAAATACAAGTCGCGCAAAAAAGAAGCGGAAAAAAAGCTGGATGCCACGGAACAAAATCTGGCCCGGATCGAGGACTTGGTAAGCGAACTGGAAGACCAGGTAGCACCATTGGCCGAACAAGCGAAAGTAGCCAAACAATATAAAGCGCTAAAGGAAGAACTGACCCACACAGAGATCGGTTTGTATGTACATAGGATTGAGCATTTGCACCAACAATGGGAAGAAGCCCAAGGCGCTCTCCAACAGCTGCGAGAAGAACAGTCCCGCTTTGCCGCTGAGGTGAGCGGACGGGAAGCGGAGTTGGAAAAGCTGCGCTGGGAGATTCAACAAAAGGAGCAAGAGGTGGAGACCCTGCAAGGAGCGTTGCTCCGGGTCAGTGAGGAGCTGGAGAAGGCGGAGGGGCAGCGGGAGGTGCTCCAGGAGCGGGCTCGAAACCGCTCCGCCACCATCGTGCAGATGCGGGAGCGGCTGGAAGAGCTGGAGGCGGAGGAATCTCGTCTGAAGCAGGAGCAATCCCGTGGGCAGGAACGCCTCGCTCAAAAAGAGCGGGAACTGAAGCAAGTTCAGGCGAAACTGTCGGATGCCGAAGCTCGTTTGTCTATCGATGGCCATGAAGGTGTCCAGGATCTGAACCGATTGAAAGAAGAGCTCTCCCGCCTTTTGCACGAGCGGACCCGTCTCGCCAGTGAAGGAGACCATATCGTCGAACGGTTGGCGCGGAACCGGGAGCAGCGGGAACGTCTTCTCACCCAGGAACGGCTGGACGGACAAGCCGAGGCGGATCTTGCTTCCCGTCAAGCAAAATGGCGCAAAGAAGTGGAAGAAGTGGAGTCTGCCCTTGCTGCTTGCGCAGACCAATACAAAGAATGGTCCGGTAAGCGGCAAGTGCTGGAGACGGAACGAACGACGGCGGCCGGACGTCTCCGCCAGGCGGAACAACAAGTGGATACACTCCGTTCCCGCCGGGATATTGTGAAGGATATGGAAGCGGAGCATGCCGGTTTTTTCCAAGGAGTCAAGGAAGTGCTGAAAGCCAGAGACCGGGGACAACCGGAACTGGCCGGAATCCATGGGGCCGTCGCCCAGCTGATTCAGGTGCCGGAATCGTTTGAGGCAGCAGTGGAGACGGCTCTCGGCGGAGCGATGCAGCATCTGGTGGTGGAAAATGAACAGGTTGGTCGCCACGGGATTCGCTTTCTAAAGGAACGACGTGCCGGCCGGGCTACCTTTCTGCCCTTGGATGTGATCCGTGGCCGATCCATTCCCGCCCGGGACCGGGAACGGGTGGAGGGGACTCCGGGCTTTGTGGGTGTGGCCGCCGAGTTGGTTTACAGCGAAGATCGCTATCAGGCCGTTCGGGAAAATCTGCTGGGACAAGTGTTGGTAGCCAGTGGGATGGAAGAAGCCAACCGAATCGCTCTCCTGATGGGTTATCGCTACCGTATTGTCACCTTGGACGGCGATGTGGTCAATCCCGGCGGGTCCATGTCTGGGGGAAGCCGACAAAAATCGAAAAACAATCTCCTGGGCCGCTCCCGTCAAGTGGAAGCGCTGGAGCGGGAAATCGAAGAAGCGCAGCGGGAGCGGGATCAGATTCAAAAGTGCCATGGGGAACTGCGGGAAGAAGGCGCGGCCATCGATGAGCGGCTGGATCGGCTGCGGAAAGAGGGAGAGGGGTTACGCCTCCGGCAACAGGAGCTAAAAGGGGCCGAGCGGGAATGGGTGGTGGAACACCGGAATCTGACCCAGCAACGGGAAAAAACCCGGGATGATTTGGCCAAGCTGGATGAAGAGGAGCAAACCCTCGCCCGTCAGACGGAAGAACGCGACCGTCGATTGCAGGCGCTGTCCGAGGAAGAATCCCTACTGCGCCGCCGCATCCATGCTTCCCAGGAGCGCGTGGAACAACAGGCGTCGGAGAAGGATGAAACCAACCGGGAGATCACCGATTGGAAAATCCGACTGGCCCGTTTGCAACAAGAGCGGGAGTATCTGGCCGTCGATTGCACCCGTTTGCAACAAGAGCGGGAGCGGATCGGCGAGCAGATGACCGAATCCCGGGAAAAACTGCGGGAGCTAGAAGCAGGTGCGACCGACCACGGAGAAGAGAGCCGCCGGCTTGCGGCACACGCTGAAAAGTTGCGGGAGGAAAAAAACGCTGCCCAAGATGCCCTCGCCCGGGCCAAGGAGGAGCGTGATCACCTTCATCACCGCCGGGGCGAAGGGGAGCAAGCCCTGAAGGAACGGCAGAAAGGGCTGCGCCAGCAGGAAGAAGCCCTTCATAAACAAGAAGTGCGAGTCAACCGGATGGATGTGGAGTTAAATCACCTGCTGGAGAAGTTGGCCGAAGAGTACGAGATCAGCTTTGAATTGGCCAAGGAGCGTTATCCCCGCCCAGAAGACCCGAAAAAAGCGGAACGGGATGTCCGTTCCCTGAAAGGGCGGATCGGGGCGCTGGGTGAGGTCAACCTCGGTGCCATCGACGAGCACCAACGGCTCAGCACGCGGTTGTCCTTCCTATCCGGGCAGCGGGACGACCTGTTGGAAGCCAAGGAAACCTTGTTTGGGGTGATCCGGGACATCGAAGAGGAGATGTCCAACCGCTTTTCAACGGCATTTGAAGCGATCCGAATCGAGTTTCACGATGTATTCGTCAAGATGTTTGGTGGCGGCCGCGCCGACTTATCGTTAACGGAACCGGACAACTTGTTGGAGACGGGGATTGAAATCACGGCCCAGCCCCCTGGGAAAAAGCCGCAAAACCTGGGGCTCCTCTCCGGCGGGGAACGGGCGTTGGCTGCCATTGCCCTGTTGTTCGCCGTCTTACGTTATAAGCCGGTCCCTTTTTGTGTGTTGGATGAAGTCGACGCAGCTTTGGACGAGGCTAATTTATCCCGCTTCACCCGTTATCTGAGAGAGTTTTCTCAGAAGACCCAGTTTATTCTTATCACCCACCGCAAGCGAACCATGGAAGGGGCCGACGTCATGTACGGCGTGACGATGGAGGAAGCGGGGGTATCCAAGGTCGTCTCCGTCAAGCTGGAAGAGTTTGAAGGGGCGGAAGAAGCCGCTGTAGCCCGGCAGGAGGAGGATAGGGAATGAGCTTTTTTAAGAAGTTGAAAGAAAATGTGTCCAAGACGACGGAATCGGTTACGCACAAGTTTATGTCCGGATTGAGCAAGACCAGTGCTTCTCTGGTGGGAGCCATGGATTCGGTGTTTGCCCGCGGCAAGATCGATGAGGAAATGTATGAGGAATTGGAAGATATCCTGATCGGTGCGGATGTTGGAGTGAATACGACGTTGGAGATCGTGGACCGTTTGCGGCAGGAAGTAAAAGCTCACCGCATCAAGGATCCCACTGAACTAAAACCCCTGATGTCGGAAATCCTGGTGGAGCTGCTGCGCGGGGAGGATGAAGCCACCGGCATGAATATCCAAGACGGACAATTATCCGTCATTCTGTTTGTGGGCGTGAACGGGGTGGGTAAAACCACCACCATCGGGAAGCTGGCCCACCACTACAACCAGCAAGGGAAGAAAGTCCTGCTGGCTGCCGGGGATACTTTTCGAGCGGGTGCAATCGAGCAGTTGGAAGTGTGGGGAGAGCGGGTCGGTGTGGATGTGATCCGTCATCAGGCGGGTTCCGATCCGGCGGCTGTCATGTATGACGCGATTCAGGCAGCCCAGGCCAGGGGAGCGGACATCCTGCTCTGTGATACGGCCGGTCGCTTGCAGAACAAGGTAAACCTGATGGAAGAATTGAAAAAAGTGCACCGAGTGATTGGGCGGGAGATTGAGGGCGCTCCCCATGAGACGCTCCTGGTGGTCGATTCCACCACGGGACAGAACGCCATGCAACAGGCAAAACTGTTCCACGATGCGACCCATCTTACGGGTATTGTGCTTACAAAGATGGACGGAACGGCTAAAGGAGGGATTGCTCTGGCCATCCGGCGGGAGCTGGAGGTGCCTGTCAAGTGGATCGGTCTGGGGGAGCAAATGGACGATTTGCAACCCTTTGACGCCGATCAGTTTGTCCATGCTCTGTTCGGGGAAGACATCGAGAAGGAATTGGCGGGGACGGAGTGAGAGTCGGCTCTGATCCGGATGTAGGATTTGAAACAAAGGGAGATCTGGAGAAAGGGGGAGAGAGCATGAACGAGCAGACAGTCGTCCAAGCCCTTCATGTGGGTCAGCCCCGTTCCATGGGAACACCCGGGGCTCCGGATCCCATGGAACGTCCATGGACCAGCGCCATTATCAAACAGCCGGTGGATGGGCCGGTTTACTTAAGCAAAACGGGGCTGGCCGGAGACGGGGTGGCGGATCAAAAAAACCACGGCGGTCCGGAGAAGGCAGTACTGGCTTATCCGTTCGCTCATTATGCGACCTGGCGGGAAGAGCTGGATCGTTTTGACATCCCCGTGGGTGCCTTTGGCGAAAATTTTCTCGTTACAGACATGAAGGAAGAGGCTGTTTGCATCGGGGATACGTATCGGGTCGGCGAAGCGACGGTTCAGGTATCCCAACCCCGGCAGCCGTGCTGGAAACCGGCCCGCCGCATGCGGATCAAGGATTTGGTCCTGCGGATGCAGGAAACGGGACGCACCGGCTGGTACTTTCGTGTGTTGAAAGAAGGAGAGGTGAAAGCGGGGCAAGTCCTCCAGTTGGTGGAGAGGCCGTTTCCCAAGTGGACCATCGCCCGTTGCAACGAGATCCAGTATCATCGTCCCCACGATCACCAAGCGGCTGCGGAGCTGGCGGCTTGTCCCTTGTTGTCGCAGAGTTGGGCGGAGGGATTGGCCCGTCGGGCACACCGCGGAAATGGAGTCTGATCGCCGCCGGTCGTTTAAGTCCAAATCGAGGGTGAGACGGGATGCCAGGGAACAAACATCGGATACCATCCGGTGTTTTTTTGCTTGTCTGTATTTTACTCCTTATTTTTTCAGTGTGGATTCATACAACTCTTGATTGATCACATAATATTGCGGAATTTTGATATAAAAACTCGTATTTCTGATATTTTTCAATCCATCTCTTTTGATAAAATTTTTCTGGGAAGTCAGAAAAAACGAAGTTCTCCGCTAGATGGACAGGCGATCCGCCGACGTTCACAGGGAGCTGGCGTAATCACGCATCGAGGCTTCTCAATCAAACAAAAGAATGGGGAGGTTGGGAGATGCTCTTTTCCTTTGGTCGTAACCCCGCTAAAAAGGCGGTCATGCTGGCCTTGGTCGCGGTGTTGGTGTTGGCCACGATGTTCACGGCACTACTGCAAACACCGGCCCAAGCGGAAGCGTCGGAAGCTTTGGTGGACGAGCAGGATCTGGAATTTCGTGAAGCGATGGGGTTGGAAACCGATGTGGATGC
This portion of the Desmospora profundinema genome encodes:
- the ftsY gene encoding signal recognition particle-docking protein FtsY gives rise to the protein MSFFKKLKENVSKTTESVTHKFMSGLSKTSASLVGAMDSVFARGKIDEEMYEELEDILIGADVGVNTTLEIVDRLRQEVKAHRIKDPTELKPLMSEILVELLRGEDEATGMNIQDGQLSVILFVGVNGVGKTTTIGKLAHHYNQQGKKVLLAAGDTFRAGAIEQLEVWGERVGVDVIRHQAGSDPAAVMYDAIQAAQARGADILLCDTAGRLQNKVNLMEELKKVHRVIGREIEGAPHETLLVVDSTTGQNAMQQAKLFHDATHLTGIVLTKMDGTAKGGIALAIRRELEVPVKWIGLGEQMDDLQPFDADQFVHALFGEDIEKELAGTE
- a CDS encoding MOSC domain-containing protein, with product MNEQTVVQALHVGQPRSMGTPGAPDPMERPWTSAIIKQPVDGPVYLSKTGLAGDGVADQKNHGGPEKAVLAYPFAHYATWREELDRFDIPVGAFGENFLVTDMKEEAVCIGDTYRVGEATVQVSQPRQPCWKPARRMRIKDLVLRMQETGRTGWYFRVLKEGEVKAGQVLQLVERPFPKWTIARCNEIQYHRPHDHQAAAELAACPLLSQSWAEGLARRAHRGNGV